The genomic interval AATAACGGGCATGCCATAGGCTGCTGCTTCAAGCGTATTGTGAATACCCGCACCAAATCCGCCACCGATATAGGCAATATCGCCATATCCGTAGAGTGAAGAAAGCATACCCACATTGTCAATAATCAAAATCGGGGCTTTATGCTCTGGGATCGTGTCAGCTTCTGTGTCCGTATCGTGGTAAATTAAATCCATGTCTATTTCCCGTTGCCTCGATTGATCCATCTTTAGCTGCTCTTTATGCATATGATCACTCAGCTCAGAAAATAAAACAGCCATAGAAAACAACTTACGAGTGTAGTCGACACTCTCTTTGCTTACTTCATGCGGCGCAATGATCAACTTCCAATCAGGAAATACCTGATGAAATGCTAATAGCCTTTCCAAATCTTGTGGCCAGGTACTGCCCGCGACCATTACCCGATGCCCCGTTGCAAAATAGGAAATGACCGGCAACTCACGAACATTCTTCGAAACAGCAACCACACGATCGAACCGTGTATCTCCGCTCAACGTAGCATTTTCCAGACCAATCCGATTTAATAAGCTGATACTCTCTTGGTTTTGTACAAAAAAATGAGAAACATAGCTTAGAATCTGTCTGAAAATTCCGCCATACCATTTGAAGAACACCTGATCTGGGCGATAAATCGCTGAAACCATATACAACGGTATATTCTCTCGTTTTAGTTCACGGAAATAAAACAACCAATAGTCATATTTCGTAAAAAAGACCATTTCCGGGTTAATCAACTCGACAAAACGCTTGGCGTTTGAGGCTGAATCAGCAGGCAAATAAAAGACGTGTTCGGCCAAAGAATAGTTTTTGCGAATCTCATAGCCAGAAGGCGAGAAAAACGTAATAATGATAAGTTTATCCGGAAAACGTTTTTTAAACTCTTCGAGTACTGATCGCCCTTGTTCAAACTCGCCAAGGGATGCAAAATGGAACCAAATATGTTTTTTTGACGAATCTACATCGCTTTCAATCTTCTCCAGCAAACCCTTCCGTCCGTCCACCCACTTCCTTGCCTTTTTACCAAAAATAGCACCGATTCGAATCAGGAAATGAAAAAAAGAAATACCAATGCTATATAATAGAGTCATAAAAAGAACCAATTATTATTTTTATTGAAAGAACAGTTAAAAATACAAATGTTTGTAATAAATTTAATATTTTGTTTTTGCCAAATTAATTACCTTCGCCAAAGGTAATCATTATAATAAATCTTCATTATGGATAAAAAACGGATACTAATAACAGGCGCAGCGGGCTTTTTAGGCTCACACCTTTGCGATCGCTTCATTGCGGAAGGCTTCCATGTCATTGGCATGGATAATTTAATCACCGGCGACCTCCGGAATATCGAACATTTGTTCCCGCTGGAAAATTTTGAGTTCTATCGGCACGACGTTTCTACCTTTGTTCACGTTCCTGGAAAACTCGACTATATCCTGCATTTCGCCTCGCCTGCCAGCCCGATCGATTACCTAAAGATTCCGATCCAGACCTTGAAGGTAGGCTCCCTCGGAACGCATAATCTGCTGGGTCTTGCCCGGGCAAAAGGTGCACGAATTTTAGTTGCATCTACATCAGAGGTTTATGGGGACCCGACAATCAGTCCGCAAACGGAAGATTACTGGGGTAATGTCAATCCTGTTGGCCCGAGAGGTGTATACGATGAAGCCAAACGCTTTCAAGAAGCCATTACCATGGCTTACCATACTTTCCATAATCTAGAAACACGAATTGTCCGTATATTTAACACCTACGGACCAAGAATGCGGTTGAACGATGGTCGCGTATTACCCGCTTTTATCGGCCAGGCTCTTCGCGGTGAAGATTTGACCGTGTTTGGCGATGGGACACAAACTCGTTCATTTTGCTATGTAGACGATCAGGTAGAGGGAATATTCCGGCTCTTGATGAGTGATTATGCACAGCCCGTCAATATCGGCAACCCTGATGAGATCACCATTAATCAGTTTGCTGAAGAAATTATCAAATTAACTGGCACAAAACAACGCGTGGTTTATCATGCCCTGCCGGTAGACGACCCCAAACAACGCCGCCCTGATATCACCAAGGCAAAAGAGTTACTTGATTGGACACCAAAAGTTGGCCGAAAAGAAGGGTTGAAAATCACCTATGAATACTTTAAATCCTTACCGGAAAAAGAAATCAATCATAAGGACTTTTCATATTACAATAAATAAAAACAGATAAAATGAAGAAAATTTTGGTAACCGGCGGAACCGGATATATTGGATCACATACAGTTGTTGAACTCTACGAAGCTGGTTATACTCCAATTATCGTGGACAATCTTTCTAATTCCAATATTGGTGTTCTAGGACAAATTGAAAAGATTACGGGTAAGAGACCGGCTTTCCACAACTTTGATTTATGTGACGAACAAAAAGTAAAAAAGTTCGTCAGCGACAATCCTGATATTGAAGGGGTCATCCACTTCGCAGCCTACAAAGCTGTCGGGGAGTCGGTAGAAAAACCGTTGAAATACTACTACAATAATTTCTTTTCGTTGATCAACCTGCTCAATGCATTTTCGGGCAAACGCACGAACTTTGTCTTTTCATCCAGCTGTACGGTATATGGTCAACCAGATGAACTGCCCGTTACGGAAGCGGCTGAAGTTAAGAAGGCCGAGTCTCCATACGGAAATACCAAGCAGATTGCTGAAGAGATCTTAAGTGAAACTGCAGCTAGCAATCCGAATTTCCGTATCCTTTCGCTCCGTTATTTCAATCCGGTCGGCGCACACAAAAGCGCCCTGATTGGCGAGCTACCACTTGGTGTTCCTCAAAACCTAGTCCCTTTTATAACGCAGACGGCAATTGGCAAACGTGAAAAGATTACGGTATATGGAGATGACTACAACACAGCAGATGGTTCAGCTATCCGCGACTACATCCACGTAGTCGATCTGGCAAAAGCACACGTGGCTGCTATTCAACTACTAGAAAAAGACTCAACCGGTAAAAATTACGATGTATTCAATATCGGAACGGGGAACGGGACGTCGGTGCTCGAAGTAATCCATGCCTTTGAAAAAGCAACCGGAGAAAAATTAAACTACCAGATCGGCGCTCGCCGAAGTGGTGACGTGGAGCAAGTATGGGGAGACGTAACCAAATCGACAGAGGAGCTGGGATGGAAGGCAGAACTCGATATCGAGGAGATGATGCGCTCTGCCTGGGCTTGGGAAGTATATCTAAAAAATGAAAATCCATTTGATACGGAGTAATAATCATGAAGAAAATTATTGTGACGGGTGGAGCAGGGTTTATCGGCTCTCATGTGGTTCGCCGAATGGTGAACACCTATCTAGATTATGAGATCATCAATCTGGACAAGCTCACCTATGCAGGAAACCTCGAAAACCTAAAAGATATTGAAGGCAGACCCAACTACCGCTTTGTGAAAGGTGACATTGTGGATGCTGAATTTATCAACAAGCTCTTTGAGGAAGAGAGACCAGATGGGATTATCCATCTGGCTGCGGAATCGCATGTTGACCGCTCCATTAGCGACCCTTCTGCTTTTGTGATGACCAACGTAATTGGCACCGTGAACCTGCTTAATGCAGCCCGCAGCACTTGGGAGGGTGCTTATGATCAGCATCGTTTCTATCATGTATCGACCGACGAGGTTTACGGGGCACTAGGGGCAGAAGGCTTCTTTACAGAAGAAACGAGCTATGACCCCCATTCACCCTATTCGGCATCCAAAGCAAGTTCCGATCATTTCGTGCGTGCTTATGGTGACACCTATGGACTCGATATTGTCATCTCGAACTGCTCCAATAATTATGGTTCTCATCATTTCCCGGAAAAGCTGATACCGCTGGCAATCAATAATATCAAACACAGAAGACCTATTCCGATCTATGGAAAGGGGGAAAATGTACGTGACTGGCTTTGGGTAGAAGACCATGCCAGGGCAATTGACCTGATTTATCATCAGGCGACGTCCGGAGCGACCTATAATATCGGTGGACATAATGAATGGACGAACATTGATCTAATCCAACTACTTTGCCGGGTGATGGATCAAAAACTAGGACGCTCCGAAGGTGAGTCTGCTAAACTTATTACCTATGTCACCGATCGCGCAGGGCATGACCTTCGCTATGCTATCGACTCCAGCAAATTGCAAAAGGACCTGGGATGGAAACCCAGCATTACCTTTGAAGAAGGTTTGGAGAAAACAGTCGACTGGTTCCTGGAAAATGAAGAATGGTTGGAAAGAGTGACCAGTGGACAATACCTTGATTATTACAAACAACAATACAAAGGTTAAGCAGAAAATATAATGGAACCGTGAAATAAGGGATCGCTGGTATGCGATCCCTTATTCATATCGGAGAGCCTCTACGGGATCCAATTTAGAGGCTTTTGAGGCTGGATAAAAGCCGGAAATTATTCCTACGATAACACAAACACCAATTCCAACAACGATCCATATCCACGGTATCAGGAAGCTAGCCTCTAGGACAAGAGCGACAGCATTGCCAATAATTAAACCTAAAAGAATTCCAGCTATTCCCCCCAAAATACAGATCACAATTGCTTCCGTCAGAAATTGGCGACGGATTAGCTGAGGTGTAGCCCCTACTGCTTTACGCAACCCAATTTCCCTTGTCCTTTCGGTTACTGATACCAGCATGATATTCATTAAGCCGATCGACGCCCCAACCAGTGTGATCAGCGCTATAACGATTGCCCCCATGGTTACATAAGCTAAATTGCTCATTAAAGCCTGAACAATTGCGTCGCTCTTCGTAATCTCAAAATTATTTTCCTGTTTCACCGCCAGGCCGCGTATGTTTCTGAACAAAGCAGTAGCCTCTCCAATCCCGGCATCCATCATTTCCGGACGGCTCATCATGACCGTAATCGTATAAGATGGTCGCGTCGCCGGCATGATGGCTCTGGCACGGGCAAGCGGGATAATCGTCGTATTATCGCCTCCCATACCCGCACTGGAACCTTTCTCTTCCAATACGCCAATAATGGTAAAGCGCATATTCCCAACGGTTATAACTTTATTGAGCGGATCTTCATTCTGTTTAAACAGGCTGCTTTTTATCTTGGTGCCGATAATCACGACATTGCTTCCCAACTCCAATTCCCTCGGTGTAAAATTTCGCCCCAAAGCCAATTTATATCCACCTGTTTGGAGAAAGTTAACATCTCCCCCTTGTACGGAAATATTGGGATTGGTCTTTTCACTTTTGTACTTTACGGTAGACCCGCCAGTTACAAAGACTTTGACAGAAACGGTGGATGGGAAACTGAATTCATCTCTGAACCCCACTGCATCTTCGTACGTGATATTCGGATAATTTTTCGGTCGTTCGCCCTGCCCTCCAATACGGATATTGAGCCCTCTATTCTGAATATTAAAGGCACTGGAACCCATGGCAGAGAACGATTCGGTCATGGATTTCTCCATTGCGTCGATCGAAGTCAGGATACCGACGAGGGCGGTGATACCGATCGCAATAATCAGCGCAGTTAAAAATGTACGCAGGCGATTGCTGCTGATGGATTGCAGCGAGATCTTAACCGTTTCACGTAAGGACATTTTTACTGCCATAAAAATATTGTTTTACGTTAGACAGTCCTCGTATAAGAATGTTACAGGAAGAGAACGATTAGGCTGGTTTTTCTCCGCTTTGAAGTTCAAACACGGTAATTTCTGGTAAGATACCCACTCGACCTGGGTAACCCAAGAAGCCAAAACCGGTGTTGACATAAAGCTGCTGTTGACCCTCCTGATACAGTCCGGCCCATTCCTTATAGATATATTGCACAGGACTCCACTGGAAGCTCTTCGTTCGCACACCAAACTGCATTCCATGGGTATGGCCACTGAAGGTAGCATCCACATCTGGATGATCCAGTACTTGTGCACGCCAATGCGAAGGATCGTGAGACAGTAGCAACTTAACTGGCATATCCTCGCTCCCTTCCAAAGCCTTTTTCAGATCACCGTACTTCGGAAACCTACCACCCGCACCCCAGTTTTCAACTCCAATAATTCCAATTTCCTCATTGCCGACTTTCAACTTTCGGTTTTCATCCAACAGCAGGTCCCATCCCATTTCGCGTTGTGTATTCTTTATCAGTTCCAGGTTTCTAGCTTTCGCCGGCGAGGGCTCATGACCGAAATGATACTCACCATAATCATGATTCCCCAAAATGGAATAAATACCTAAAGGTGCTTTCAGTTTACTAAAGATATCTTTATAGTCTTTCAATTCAGAAGCCAGGTTATTGACTAAGTCGCCCGTAAAAAAAATAACATCGGGCTTCTCGCCCAAAACCTTTTCAATACCGCCTTTTACTGCTTTTTGATTGTAAAAACTTCCTGAGTGAATATCCGACAGTTGCACAATTTTCATCCCATGAAAAGCTTTTGGCAAATTCGGCAAGTGCAGCGTTTGTCGTCGGATCCGATAATCATAAGCTCCGGAAACAATTCCCCAGCTCAACGTTGTAAAAGGCACTGCAGCCAGAACGATCCCTGTCTTAGCAAGAAAATCCGAACGGGAAATACCTTTCTTTTTTTCATTCAATAACGCCCCTTCTTCCGGTAACCGATCACTTGCTGCTTTAGTTAGTGGTTCTCCTGAATCTTTCTCTTTGTTAAAAAGCCTTCTAGTTAACCATAAACCACCGCGACGGACATCATCGACCAAGAAAACCAGACCGAAAACCAATTTGGAAACAAAGGTTATAAAAAAAGCGACGAGGACGATTGACCGGATTGTCAAACGTAGATCTAGATACACAGTCGCTATAATTCCCAAAAATAAGAGAACAGAGTAAACCCACCATAGAATAGAAAAGAGCTTGGTTTTCGCCCACTTGATATTGGTAGCACGCAGAGCTTTATAGATGTAGATATCTAAAAAAAGGAGGATAAAGGAGTTTAAAACGATAAATCTCATGAATGTTTCTTAGTCAAGGATTTGCTTTTCCTCTTTCAATACAAAATTTTTTAAGATATCGACCCAACGCGGATCGTCATTCAGGCTTTCTACCAATTGCACTTTTTCACCTCCCGCTTCCACAAATTCTTCTTGGTATTCTACTGCTATTTCGTAAAGAGTCTCTAGGCAATCAGCAACGAAAGCCGGGCAAAACACCAGTAAACGCTTTTTACCTTGTTTAGCCAGCTCGTGAATCCGTTGACTGGTAAATGGTTCTATCCATGGTTCTTTTCCCAAACGCGACTGGAAACTAACCGTATATTGATCTTTATTCAGACCTAGGTTTTCAGCAATCAGTCGTGCCGTATCGTGGCACTGTGCAGAATAGCAAAAAAAGTTTTGATCAGTTAACGTTTGGCAACAGGTCCCGTTTTTCAGACAATGTTGCTTCGTATGGTCTGCTTTCAGCAATTGACGTTGAGGCAAACCATGAAAGCTAAAAATTACATGATCATAATTTTCAATACCGTGTTTACGACCATTGTCTGCGAAAATATCAATCATCTCAGGCAGGTCGTGATAGGAGTTCATAAAGCTTATTTCTGGAATCACCAGCCATTTGCTGACAATCTCCATGATCTTCTGATGAACGGAGCCCGTTGTTGCCGAGGCATATTGAGGGAACAAAGGAATTACCTGGATTGACTTTACATTTTGGGCTTTTAGCTCGTTTAATGCTGACTCAATAGACGGTTTCTGATAGCGCATCCCCAATGCAACAGCATATTCATCACCCAGCAATTCTTGCAACCTCTCTTTATTTTGCATACCATAAATCAATAAAGGAGAACCTTCATCAGTCCAGATAGCCTTATAAATCTTAGCTGACTGCGGGGCGCGGAAAGGAATAATTGCACCGCGAACCAATAGGTTTCTGGGAATTGGCTTAATATCGATTACTCGTCCATCCATTAAGAACTCATCCAGATACCTGCGAACATCCGGCACCGAGGGGCTATCCGGCGTACCCAGATTTACTAACAATATTCCTTTTTTCATCATGGCACAAAGTTACTAAAACCAAGAAATTAAGATGTAAACTTTAGACAATCAGCGATAAATATGACCTAAAATCAATATTTCTCGAGCACATCGCGAACACTTTCCATCAACCACATGGGCGTTGATGTCGCGCCACAGATGCCTACACGATCATTCTCCTCAAACCGAGAGGGATCCAATTCGCTCGGATCGGATATAAAATAGGTATTAGGATTACTTTTCAAACACACGTCATAAAGAACCTTTCCATTAGAGGATTTCTTACCTGCTACAAAAACAACCTTATCGAACGCCTCAGCAAAGCTCCCCAGGTCTTCATACCGCGTAGAAACTTGTCGGCAGATCGTATCATTAGCACGAACATCATAACCTCTCCGCAAAAGCTCGTCTTTAATCTCGTAGAACTTATCGGTACTCTTGGTAGTTTGGCTGTAGAGCGTGAATTTCTTTGGAAGATCCACGTGATCCAGCTCAGCAATATCCTGAAAAACGATCGCTTCTCCATTCGTTTGCCCCTGAAGACCTATCACCTCTGCATGTCCATGTTTCCCAAAGATCAATACCTTTTCTTTCTCATCAAAAGTGGTTTTGATGCGATTCTGAAGTTTCAATACTACAGGGCAAGAAGCGTCAATCAGCGTGATGTTATTTTCCAGTGCTATTTTATACGTTTCAGGAGCTTCACCGTGGGCACGGATCAGCACCTTCTCGTTTTTCAGGTTGGGCAGATCGTCGTGACTGATAATCCGTAGACCTTTATCCTTTAGCCGAACTACTTCCTTATCATTATGCACGATATCGCCCAGACAGTACAAATAACCGTCCTCTTCCAAAATCTCTTCGGCCATATCAATAGCGTAAACTACGCCAAAACAGAAGCCTGAATCTTTATCGATTGATACTGATAGATTTAATCCCATGACATACAAAGGTAAACAATTGTGCTCATATATCGTTGGTGCACTATTTTAAGGCATCCAACATTTTAAACATTTTCAGACGCATCGGCTGCGAGCCCCCCATATGGTTATTGATTAAGAACGAAAACACGAGTGGCGTTCCGTCTGGAGCGGTGTGATAGCCTGTATAACCTAAAACCCCGCCAATTGTACCGCTCTTCATTTTCATGTTATTGTAGGTTGGCATATTCTCATAGTAGCTGCCAAACCAATTTTGTTTTTTTGCATGCAGTAAGATTTTCGCCATTGCCATGGTTGTCACCCGACTTTCCGGCGACAAGCCGCTACCATCTTTGATCTTTAATGCTCCTTCCCCTTCACCAATCAGCTCACTCCAAAACTCCTTTTCCCAATCCGTCGCCTCGCTGGTTTCCGGCTCCGAGCCTTCTTGCAGAGCCGCCGTTTTCAGCAGAGCCTCACCGTAAAGGTTGATGCTGCGTTTCATAAACCAATAGCAAATCTGGCTGAGGGTCGGCGAGAAATACCGATCTAACAAAGTTGTTTCCAATGGAATAGTTTCTCCTTCTGATTTCATCAGGAAGGCTGTATTTGCAGGCTCTTCTACAGAAACACCTTCTTTCTCTAAAGCCGCCTGCAATGACCAGGCAGCATCCAGCGCACCGTCCGGAACGGATATCTCAATCTGTTTATTAAGATCCGATGCATATGTACCCCTTAAAACAATGAACGAAGAATACGGCGCTGAAAATGCATAGACACGATCACCCGTACCCGGTTTGCCGATCGTCACCTCGTTTATAATTTTCAAATAAGGCTTATCCGGGTCTGTACGCTGTAATGGAGCTGGGTCACCTACCCTCCCTTTTCCCGATAAGATAATCTTAAACTTGTTCTCGCGCCAATTCAACGATGAAACACCCGAGCCATAATACTGCCCCATATCGATCCAAGTCCACCCACTAGGTGCCATATGGCCATTAAATAAAATATCATCCCCGATAACCGATCCGTTAATTTTCTTTATACCTGCACGCTTAATAGCAGCCACCCACTGTGCAAGAATATCTTCCGGTTTGGTTTCATCAAAATTCTCACTACCCAATGACGGGTCGCCCGTACCTTGGATGATCACATTGCCGTTCAGCACGCCCGCCCCATCAATCGTTCCGCTGTAGCGTAAACTGGTTTCGTATTTATAATTACTCCCCATTATCGAATAGGCTGTCGCAGTTGTTATCGCTTTCATGGTTGAGGCCGTCGCCAAGCCTGTCCCTTCGTTCTTCGCATACATCACCTCGCCCGTATTGCCATTCAATACCGTAATGGAGGCTATCCCATACTTCATATTCGGCTCCCGTTCAAAAGCTTCAAACGCATTTTCGATCTTTTGTGCCAAGCCTTGAGCCAAAGCAGCATGGGTGAATAATAGGAGACCAAAAACTAAGGTAGTAAGGTATTTCATATATTAATTATTAGGAATTTCAGTAAAAATACAAATTAGCGTCCGTCTAAGATACATTTTTCTTTTAGGCATAAAAATTGCCTTTGGCTGTATAATAAATCTTTAATCATCACGCTATGAATGTAAAAAGAACATTTGGAACCATTCTGACGATACTCGGAATTATCGGGCTCATATATGTAGGTGTACAATTTGTACAACGCAGTGAAGCCTATCGAGAACTACTCGTGGTCGGGATTATCGGCATCATCTTCTTTTTCTCGGGAATCGGATTGGTTCGCAATACCAAAGACGAAGCCTAAATCAATCGATCCTTGATCACCAATGTATTGGCTAATTTATCGTGCCAACACTGTTGTTTGCGATTAAAGAATCCGAGCAGGAAACCCAAGCCCAAACTAAGAAAACCCAATAGTTTCCCGATATTACGTAACAGCGATTTCGGGAAACTAATCGGACTACCTTTAACATCACATACCTTAATTCGTAAAACCATCTTCCCCGGACCGCCTTGATACTTTGAGCATTCCATGAACAAGGAAATGAAAAACTGAATAGGGATAATAGAAATCAAGCCCAGCAAAGCCAGCGTCATTCGCTGTTCCGGTGGCGCAAAACCGAGAATGGGTACTAAAACCAAAATACAATAGACAGCGAAAGCCAAAAAGAAATCAATCGCCCAAGCCAGCAAGCGCACATCCAAAGTCGCAAAATACTGCGGCTCCGCAGCCTGGTACTCTACCTCCAGCAGCCTGCTTAATTCTGGCAGCTCCCGTAATTCTTTAAAATCTGCGGTTCCTTCCTCTTTGATAAAATCACTGGCTCTTAAATGCAGTAAACGCAATTCAGCCAGACTATAAGGTTTACTCGGCTTCCCCTGCTGAACAATCAAATAACGCTTCTCTTCCACAAACACCCTTCGTCAATCAATATTGTTTCACTTTTACACTTGACAATCCACTTTCAATATTGATGATATAGCGTTTGTCGGCTGAATTATAATTACCCGAAACATAAGAACCATCTTCCTGCTTACTAAAACCATCGAGGTTCTTTGAAGAAAGAGCAGCCTCCATGATAATCCGACAAGCCGCATCTTTCGGAACTTCCAGTTCGAAACTGGCCAGGCCGCCTTCAAAATTAATTTCTGAGTCTTTCTTTTGCGGCATCCCCACTTTCATTTTTACGCTGGCCACTCCACCCTCAATCGACAGGCTTTTCAATTTATACGGACTCAAATCAAAACTTGCCGAGCCTGCACCAATTTCCAGGCTAATGTTCCAGATCGGGTTAGCATTCAAATGCATTGTAACAGAATTGGAGCCGTTATCCTTATCTGTACGCTTCCCATCTTCGTTTGACATTTTGAACTCCAGATCCGCGCGGTTCCCCGATCTCACTTCCTTTAATGAAAAGTTAGAAAAACTCGACTTGGCATCCGCGGAAAACAATTGATCCGTTGGCTCCCCGATTCGGTAACCCACTGCCCCTCCTTCAATAGAGAGATCAGCCTCTTCAATAGCCGGATCATAAGGTTGCTCAAAATGTTTACTTGCCGCCGCCGAGCCGTCTGCTTTGGAACTGGAGGAGTCCCATTCGAAATCATTGTTATGATCATTAAAGACACGATCAAGAAAGCTCTTGTTTTTAGGAACGGTAAGTCCCTGATAGGTAAATAAAGCAAGTACTGCAAGCGTCACGAAAACCATAATATAGCGACTTTCATTCTTTTCAGGCAGCAAATAGCCCACTCCGATCAAAATAATCAACACTGGCCAAAGAGAAAATACGGCCGACCAATTAAAGTTAATATATCCCAAATTTGAGAACAGGAGAATAAACCCGACAAACAGGACCACCATTCCCCAACTTATTCGTTTAGCATTCATAAAAATATTTTTAGGTTCGCTGCTAGATCTGGCCTTTTATCGGCCGAACTACTACTTCATCCACATTCGCGCCCTCGCTCATGGAAAGTACAGACATCACAGCTTTGGCTATATCTTCCGGCAAAACAAATTCCTTTGCCGGAACAGTTGTACCCTCCCACGACGAAGTTAAAGTTGACCCAGGGACAATCTCTGTTACTTTGACCCCATGCTTCTTCAACTCTTCACGTATGATATTTGTTAGACCTGCCAAGGCAAATTTTGTTACAGAATAAGAAGCTGCCGTTGGCACTACCTCTCTGGAAGCCACCGAAGTAACGTTAAAAATATTTCCCGACCCATGTTTCTTCATCACCTTACCAATGGCTCGTGACAAAGCGTGCGGAGCGAATACATTGATCTGCATGTGTTGTTTCAAAGCACCCGGTTTTTCATCAAAAAAGCGTCCCGGAACAAAGAGGCCTACATTATTTACCAGCACATCGATCTGGTCAAATTCTTTTTCTACCCAGTAAATTAAATTATTCACCTGTTCCTCATCAGAAAAGTCACATACTTGGGTATACACTTGCACCTCGGCATTCACTTTCGCTATTTCTTTTGCTATGCGATCCAGATCATCCTGATTTCGGGCGCAGATGATCAGATTATAACCGTCGTTGCCCAAGGCCAAGGAAATTGCCCTGCCCATTCCTTTTGTCCCACCGGTAATCAATGCTGTTTTCATATTTTTATGCTCAGTTCTCAGC from Pedobacter indicus carries:
- a CDS encoding 4-hydroxy-3-methylbut-2-enyl diphosphate reductase translates to MGLNLSVSIDKDSGFCFGVVYAIDMAEEILEEDGYLYCLGDIVHNDKEVVRLKDKGLRIISHDDLPNLKNEKVLIRAHGEAPETYKIALENNITLIDASCPVVLKLQNRIKTTFDEKEKVLIFGKHGHAEVIGLQGQTNGEAIVFQDIAELDHVDLPKKFTLYSQTTKSTDKFYEIKDELLRRGYDVRANDTICRQVSTRYEDLGSFAEAFDKVVFVAGKKSSNGKVLYDVCLKSNPNTYFISDPSELDPSRFEENDRVGICGATSTPMWLMESVRDVLEKY
- the dacB gene encoding D-alanyl-D-alanine carboxypeptidase/D-alanyl-D-alanine endopeptidase is translated as MKYLTTLVFGLLLFTHAALAQGLAQKIENAFEAFEREPNMKYGIASITVLNGNTGEVMYAKNEGTGLATASTMKAITTATAYSIMGSNYKYETSLRYSGTIDGAGVLNGNVIIQGTGDPSLGSENFDETKPEDILAQWVAAIKRAGIKKINGSVIGDDILFNGHMAPSGWTWIDMGQYYGSGVSSLNWRENKFKIILSGKGRVGDPAPLQRTDPDKPYLKIINEVTIGKPGTGDRVYAFSAPYSSFIVLRGTYASDLNKQIEISVPDGALDAAWSLQAALEKEGVSVEEPANTAFLMKSEGETIPLETTLLDRYFSPTLSQICYWFMKRSINLYGEALLKTAALQEGSEPETSEATDWEKEFWSELIGEGEGALKIKDGSGLSPESRVTTMAMAKILLHAKKQNWFGSYYENMPTYNNMKMKSGTIGGVLGYTGYHTAPDGTPLVFSFLINNHMGGSQPMRLKMFKMLDALK
- a CDS encoding RDD family protein yields the protein MEEKRYLIVQQGKPSKPYSLAELRLLHLRASDFIKEEGTADFKELRELPELSRLLEVEYQAAEPQYFATLDVRLLAWAIDFFLAFAVYCILVLVPILGFAPPEQRMTLALLGLISIIPIQFFISLFMECSKYQGGPGKMVLRIKVCDVKGSPISFPKSLLRNIGKLLGFLSLGLGFLLGFFNRKQQCWHDKLANTLVIKDRLI
- a CDS encoding LiaF transmembrane domain-containing protein, which encodes MNAKRISWGMVVLFVGFILLFSNLGYINFNWSAVFSLWPVLIILIGVGYLLPEKNESRYIMVFVTLAVLALFTYQGLTVPKNKSFLDRVFNDHNNDFEWDSSSSKADGSAAASKHFEQPYDPAIEEADLSIEGGAVGYRIGEPTDQLFSADAKSSFSNFSLKEVRSGNRADLEFKMSNEDGKRTDKDNGSNSVTMHLNANPIWNISLEIGAGSASFDLSPYKLKSLSIEGGVASVKMKVGMPQKKDSEINFEGGLASFELEVPKDAACRIIMEAALSSKNLDGFSKQEDGSYVSGNYNSADKRYIINIESGLSSVKVKQY
- a CDS encoding SDR family oxidoreductase, with product MKTALITGGTKGMGRAISLALGNDGYNLIICARNQDDLDRIAKEIAKVNAEVQVYTQVCDFSDEEQVNNLIYWVEKEFDQIDVLVNNVGLFVPGRFFDEKPGALKQHMQINVFAPHALSRAIGKVMKKHGSGNIFNVTSVASREVVPTAASYSVTKFALAGLTNIIREELKKHGVKVTEIVPGSTLTSSWEGTTVPAKEFVLPEDIAKAVMSVLSMSEGANVDEVVVRPIKGQI